The sequence AGGCTTGTGACGATTGGCGGTTATTATCGGAGGAAGAAAAACAATATTACAGGGATAACGCTCCGGCAGGCCGAACAGGGTTTCAATATTATCTAAGCGTCACACTATAAAGGCACGTGAACACATCAACCGACAGGGGAACGTCGATTACAGGGCAACTGTGTGCGTCGTTTTTTTGAGAAAAATAACAAAATATCAGGGAACAACCGGAAACAAAAGAAGGAGCTAAGAAAAATTATGGGAATAGGGGACCAATTTCAAACGGTGGTTTATTATGAAGACACAGGCGACATCAGAGAAATTTTACCAAACCAGTATATAAAAAGCCGAAAATCATTAAACAGCTTGCTTGGTTTACCGGAGTCAAGAGGAATAAAGTTTTTTTACGTACCTGGTTACTTCCCTTTAATGAAAGAAAACTGGAAAGTTAAATTAGGTAGTAACACAAGAGCGCCGCGATTAATATCACAAGACGGGAAAGACGGGGTTTTGCTATTATCACAAAAAGAAGCGGAATATATATTCCAACACTATAAAGAGATTTGCATGGTATTCGAGGGAGGGTTGGGCGACTATATAGACCAGGCCGATGTTGTGATTGCTTGTAAAAAAAAATATCCGGAGAAAAAACTCTTAGTCGAAATGGATGGTTCGAGAAAAGCGGCACTGAACTTAATGGATGGTTTTGAAATGGCAGCCTCTGGTACATCAGCCACTGTTGGTCACAATACAAAACCAACCATTGAGTTTTCAAAGATTAACAAAATGTGTGGAGATTATGGCGCAGGCGGCAAAATCGGAGTATATTCTTTAATAGCAGGTCTTGATAAAACAGCCGAAAGAAGCAAAATAAAAATACCGAAAAACGACCAGGCAAACGCCAGAGGAATTATCCAGGAAAACATCGGTAAAGAATACAAAACCATAATAGCGCTGCATACAATGTCAGGGAATTGCAACACAAAAGGGATACCGCCGGCCGGGGTCCCCGACATGCTTTCTTCACTCTTGGAAGATCAAGATTTATATTTTTTACATATTGGAGGAGCGGGCGAAGAAACAGTTAAACACGAGCAAATAATAAGTCTACAGGGGAAGCTGAACTGGCCGGAGGTTTTCGCTGCAATATCACTATGTGACGGGTGCGTATGTATTGACTCAGCTATTTTACACATTGCGCAACATTTAGGGCTACCAACAGTATCGCTCTGGGGTCCAACAGACTGTATAAATATCCTTGGCAACGATTCTGGCGTGGGGGCAGTTACATCGACAAATAACTGTGCGGGGTGCAATCAATATGAGTGTCAACAAAAGGACTGTATGCAACATTTTAATAAAAAAGAACTAAACAGAAAACTCAAAAAACTAATCAAGGAATAAGAAAAGGGGGTAAAACCAACATGAAATTAAATCTCGGTTGTAGCCTTACATATATGGAGGGTTGGGCAAACCTCGACAAACACCGCACTTTCAAGGCAGATATTTACCACGACCTTGAAGAGCCTCTTCCTCTTCCTGATAATAGCTGTTCTGAAATAAACGCCTCCCATATATTTGAACACATCTATAATTTTATACCGCTGATAAACGAATGCCATAGGATTCTTCACCCCGCAGGCCTTTTACATGTTCGCGTTCCCTGGTTCCAGGGTAACTGGGGTTGCGGCGATCCTACGCATGTCCGCTATTTTAATCACCTTACCTTTAATCATTGGTGTGAATGGTTTGACCTTTCGCCCCATATTAACTCGGGTTGCCGGTTTAAAAAAATATCTGTTGAGTTTATAGAAAACATAGCCTGGCTCAGTGATCCTTTCCTTGCAAAGGGGATGATTTCTGCTATTGAAGAAATGAAAATCGAGCTTCTAAAAATCTAAATAGATGAGGTAAATCAATGAGTTTTGAATATGAGAAAATAAAAGAATATTACGATTACGATTACTGGAACACACCTGGAAACAAATCCGGATATACAAACATGACGGCGGCGATCGGCGGCGACTGGCACCGGCAGGCTTGCGCGTGGTTTGATTCAGTAATACCGGTAAAAGGAAAAAAACTATTTGACGCCGGTTGCGGGCTTGGTCACTTTATGGTCGGCTTTAAAGAGCTTGGCGCTGATGTTTATGGTTGCGATGTCAGCGACTATTGCGCTGGTATAGTTCGTAGTTACTTTCCAGAAAACTTTTTCCAAACAAGCTTAGAGGATCTCGAAGAGGTACCGGAAAACAGTTTTGATATTGTTATCACAACATCAACGCTGGAACACATCCCACAAAACAACATAAAAATAGTTATAGATAATCTGATTAAAATAACAAAACCAAAGGGTTTAATTTACATAGAGGTCGACGTAAAGCCGGATAAAGACAGAGACATGCCGGAAGAATCGCATGTCAATATTCAGCCCTGGCCAGTGTGGTTAGAATCCCTGGATAGTACCAGAAACAAATGGAACCCCGAATATATGCTAACGGAAAAACTACGA comes from bacterium and encodes:
- a CDS encoding glycosyltransferase family 9 protein — translated: MGIGDQFQTVVYYEDTGDIREILPNQYIKSRKSLNSLLGLPESRGIKFFYVPGYFPLMKENWKVKLGSNTRAPRLISQDGKDGVLLLSQKEAEYIFQHYKEICMVFEGGLGDYIDQADVVIACKKKYPEKKLLVEMDGSRKAALNLMDGFEMAASGTSATVGHNTKPTIEFSKINKMCGDYGAGGKIGVYSLIAGLDKTAERSKIKIPKNDQANARGIIQENIGKEYKTIIALHTMSGNCNTKGIPPAGVPDMLSSLLEDQDLYFLHIGGAGEETVKHEQIISLQGKLNWPEVFAAISLCDGCVCIDSAILHIAQHLGLPTVSLWGPTDCINILGNDSGVGAVTSTNNCAGCNQYECQQKDCMQHFNKKELNRKLKKLIKE
- a CDS encoding methyltransferase domain-containing protein, whose protein sequence is MKLNLGCSLTYMEGWANLDKHRTFKADIYHDLEEPLPLPDNSCSEINASHIFEHIYNFIPLINECHRILHPAGLLHVRVPWFQGNWGCGDPTHVRYFNHLTFNHWCEWFDLSPHINSGCRFKKISVEFIENIAWLSDPFLAKGMISAIEEMKIELLKI
- a CDS encoding class I SAM-dependent methyltransferase, giving the protein MSFEYEKIKEYYDYDYWNTPGNKSGYTNMTAAIGGDWHRQACAWFDSVIPVKGKKLFDAGCGLGHFMVGFKELGADVYGCDVSDYCAGIVRSYFPENFFQTSLEDLEEVPENSFDIVITTSTLEHIPQNNIKIVIDNLIKITKPKGLIYIEVDVKPDKDRDMPEESHVNIQPWPVWLESLDSTRNKWNPEYMLTEKLRDTKNYPGFPLQDWRFFVFEKFR